ATATAAATAAAGAAAATATTCCTAACATACCAGAGGGTATGTGGGTTAAATGTGATAGATGTGGAAAAACCCTTTATAAAAAAGATTTAGATGAAAATTTAAAGGTGTGTAAATTTTGCAATAAGCATTATAGAATGAATGCTTGGGAGAGAATTGATTTAATAGTAGACACGGGAACCTTTAGAGAATTTGGAGAGAATATTACATCTAAAAATCCACTAGACTTTAGTGGCTATGAAGATAAATTAAAGGGGATAAAAGAAAAAACTAAACTTAAAGAAGGTGTAATCACTGGAAAAGGAAAAATCTACGGAAAGAATGTTGTAATTGCAGTTATGGACAGTAGATTTATGATGGGAAGTATGGGATCAGCTGTAGGCGAAAAAATAACAAGGGCAGTAGAAAAGGCTACAGAAGAAAGATTACCAATAATAATATTCACAACATCTGGAGGAGCCAGAATGCAGGAGAGCATGTTTTCACTAATGCAAATGGCAAAGACAAGTGCTGCAATAGCAAGACATAATGAAGCTGGACTTTTATATATACCAGTTCTAACTGATCCAACAACAGGAGGCGTTATTGCAAGTTTTGCAATGCTTGGAGACATTATATTATCAGAGCCTGGTACTTTAATTGGATTTGCAGGAAGAAGAGTTATAGAACAAACAATAAAACAAAAGTTACCTGATGATTTTCAAAGT
This Clostridium novyi NT DNA region includes the following protein-coding sequences:
- the accD gene encoding acetyl-CoA carboxylase, carboxyltransferase subunit beta, with protein sequence MFKINPIFKKTKYITINTSKDNNINKENIPNIPEGMWVKCDRCGKTLYKKDLDENLKVCKFCNKHYRMNAWERIDLIVDTGTFREFGENITSKNPLDFSGYEDKLKGIKEKTKLKEGVITGKGKIYGKNVVIAVMDSRFMMGSMGSAVGEKITRAVEKATEERLPIIIFTTSGGARMQESMFSLMQMAKTSAAIARHNEAGLLYIPVLTDPTTGGVIASFAMLGDIILSEPGTLIGFAGRRVIEQTIKQKLPDDFQSAEFLLEHGFLDKIVNRNELKKVLYKILELH